One segment of Streptosporangium brasiliense DNA contains the following:
- a CDS encoding SAM-dependent methyltransferase codes for MWLTWRAATERALYGDNGFYLRECPSGHFRTSVGASSVFAEAVLCELVALDDALGGPPVIDLVDVGAGEGTLAAGVLAAAPPGLRPRLRVTGVDLAPRPARLPGEIAWARTVPDGINGLVIANEWLDNVPVDVAEQTADGPRLVLVDPSTGAERLGDRPSEADLAWLARWWPMRAPGERAEIGRPRDEAWASVIVRLARGRAIAIDYAHPVDDRPPCGTLAGYRDGAAVAPVPDGSCDITAHVALDACAAAGERAGAVTTALTTQRQALRALGVTGTRPPVEHARDDPRGYLRALARASQEAELIAAEGLGGFGWLSQARL; via the coding sequence GTGTGGCTCACCTGGCGCGCCGCGACGGAGCGGGCGCTCTACGGCGACAACGGCTTCTACCTGCGGGAGTGTCCCTCCGGGCACTTCCGGACCTCGGTCGGCGCGTCCTCCGTCTTCGCCGAGGCCGTGCTGTGCGAGCTCGTCGCGCTCGACGACGCGCTCGGCGGCCCGCCGGTGATCGACCTGGTGGACGTCGGCGCCGGTGAGGGCACCCTGGCGGCCGGGGTGCTCGCCGCCGCGCCGCCCGGGCTCCGGCCGCGGCTGCGGGTGACCGGGGTGGACCTGGCCCCCCGGCCCGCCCGGCTGCCCGGGGAGATCGCATGGGCGCGGACCGTGCCGGACGGGATCAACGGCCTCGTGATCGCCAACGAGTGGCTGGACAACGTGCCGGTGGACGTCGCCGAGCAGACCGCGGACGGGCCCCGGCTGGTCCTGGTCGACCCGTCGACCGGCGCGGAACGGCTCGGCGACAGGCCGTCGGAGGCCGACCTGGCCTGGCTGGCCCGCTGGTGGCCGATGCGGGCCCCGGGCGAGCGGGCCGAGATCGGCAGGCCCCGCGACGAGGCCTGGGCCTCGGTGATCGTACGGCTGGCCCGCGGGCGGGCGATCGCGATCGACTACGCACACCCTGTGGACGACCGCCCGCCGTGCGGGACGCTGGCCGGTTACCGCGACGGGGCGGCCGTCGCACCCGTGCCGGACGGGTCGTGCGACATCACCGCGCACGTGGCCCTCGACGCCTGCGCGGCCGCCGGGGAGCGCGCGGGGGCCGTCACCACGGCCCTGACCACCCAACGGCAGGCGCTGCGCGCCCTGGGCGTCACCGGGACCCGTCCGCCCGTCGAGCACGCCCGCGACGACCCGCGCGGCTATCTCCGCGCCCTGGCCAGGGCCTCCCAGGAGGCGGAGCTGATCGCCGCCGAGGGGCTCGGCGGCTTCGGCTGGCTGTCCCAGGCCCGCCTCTGA